A stretch of the Filimonas lacunae genome encodes the following:
- the tamL gene encoding translocation and assembly module lipoprotein TamL, protein MKSIVTLLYAIVMMVLACACSNTKYLKGNQQLYTGATVKIESTGKVPNKKELKNELSGLLRPEPNSSFLGLKIKLWAYNIAGNPTGKGLRYWLKYKFGEPPVLASLSAFEKNRAILQNRLENRGYFGDTVTFDTSVKSRRAYVTYTAAVRDQYQLGKVTFKLDSSELGKGIARTTRRSRLRPGNPYDLETIKEERTRIDNRLKQKGFYYFNEDYLLAKADSTVGDSKVDIAMQVKPEMPTKAGLPYRINDIYVYTDYDARDTAFRPRGTTHIGGYTIIDPEHKFKPQIFNRTLIFDSGDLYNREAHNLSLNRLTTLGVFKYVKARFREVPNAKQPLLNVYYYLTPTEKKSIRFEASALTKSNNANGGEVSVNWRHRNLLKGAELFVVSTYAGLEQQLSGQGNIATRRIGATVSISVPRLITPFVQFNTNSGFVPKTKAELGYEIYNRSNQYTLTSSKATFGYIFKESAQKEHTLNLVSINYVKPTDITPEFQAQLDTNITLARSIERQFIIGTNYNFNLNTQINPNRKRNNFYFNGNIDLSGNLLGAITGANIDKGKERQIFNTPFSQYTKLEADFRHYLSFGKFNQFVSRITAGVGFAYGNSSTLPFIKQFFAGGVNDIRAFRSRSLGPGTYYAGNRAEVGFLPDQPGDVKIEMNAEYRAKLFSIVRGALFIDAGNIWTRQADTARRGSQFSKDFLKEMAVGVGAGLRFDISILILRLDLAFPIRKPWLPENERWVIKNIDLGNSKWRKDNLVFNLAIGYPF, encoded by the coding sequence ATGAAAAGTATCGTTACCCTTTTATATGCAATAGTTATGATGGTGTTGGCCTGCGCCTGCAGCAATACCAAATACCTGAAGGGTAACCAGCAATTATATACTGGCGCCACTGTTAAAATAGAATCAACAGGTAAGGTGCCTAACAAAAAAGAATTGAAAAATGAACTGAGCGGTTTACTAAGGCCCGAACCTAATTCCAGTTTCCTGGGCTTAAAAATAAAACTGTGGGCTTATAATATAGCTGGCAACCCCACGGGTAAAGGATTGCGTTACTGGTTAAAGTATAAGTTTGGCGAACCGCCTGTACTGGCTTCTTTATCTGCCTTTGAAAAGAACAGGGCCATATTGCAGAACCGCCTGGAAAACCGGGGTTATTTTGGAGATACGGTCACTTTTGATACTTCTGTAAAAAGCAGGAGGGCTTATGTAACCTATACTGCTGCTGTGCGCGATCAGTATCAGTTGGGAAAAGTAACTTTTAAACTGGATTCCAGCGAACTGGGTAAAGGTATTGCGCGAACAACCCGCCGTTCACGTTTACGCCCGGGCAATCCTTACGATCTGGAAACGATTAAGGAAGAGCGCACACGTATAGATAACCGGTTAAAGCAAAAAGGCTTTTATTATTTTAATGAAGACTATCTGCTGGCTAAAGCGGACTCTACGGTGGGAGATAGTAAGGTGGATATAGCTATGCAGGTAAAGCCTGAAATGCCAACCAAAGCGGGGCTGCCTTATCGCATTAACGATATATATGTATATACGGATTATGACGCAAGAGATACCGCTTTCAGGCCCAGGGGAACTACACATATAGGTGGCTACACTATTATAGACCCGGAACATAAGTTTAAACCACAGATATTTAACCGCACACTGATATTTGATTCAGGCGATTTATATAACCGGGAAGCGCATAACCTGTCGTTAAACCGGTTAACTACCCTGGGTGTATTTAAGTATGTAAAAGCCCGTTTCCGGGAAGTGCCTAATGCTAAGCAGCCACTACTCAACGTGTATTACTACCTGACGCCTACGGAGAAAAAATCTATACGGTTTGAAGCTTCCGCATTAACCAAATCCAACAACGCCAATGGTGGTGAGGTGTCGGTAAACTGGCGTCACCGCAACCTGTTAAAAGGGGCAGAGCTGTTTGTGGTATCTACCTATGCAGGCCTGGAACAACAGCTGTCGGGGCAGGGCAATATTGCCACGCGGCGTATAGGGGCTACGGTAAGTATTTCTGTTCCACGGTTAATAACCCCGTTTGTACAGTTTAATACCAACAGTGGCTTTGTGCCTAAAACAAAGGCAGAGCTGGGCTATGAAATATATAACCGAAGCAACCAATATACACTTACTTCCTCTAAAGCTACTTTCGGTTATATCTTTAAAGAAAGCGCTCAGAAAGAGCATACGCTGAATCTTGTAAGTATTAACTACGTAAAACCAACAGATATTACCCCCGAGTTTCAGGCACAGCTGGATACCAATATCACACTGGCAAGAAGCATAGAACGGCAGTTTATTATAGGAACGAATTATAACTTCAATCTCAACACGCAGATTAACCCCAACCGCAAGCGCAATAATTTTTACTTTAATGGCAACATTGATTTATCCGGCAACCTGTTGGGCGCAATTACCGGTGCTAACATAGATAAAGGCAAAGAGCGGCAGATATTCAACACGCCTTTTTCGCAGTACACCAAGTTGGAAGCCGATTTCCGGCACTACCTTTCTTTTGGAAAGTTTAATCAGTTTGTGTCGCGTATTACAGCAGGGGTAGGGTTTGCCTATGGCAACAGCAGCACATTACCATTTATCAAGCAGTTTTTTGCTGGTGGTGTCAACGATATCCGGGCGTTTCGTTCCCGCTCGTTAGGACCGGGTACCTATTATGCAGGTAACCGCGCCGAAGTGGGCTTTTTACCCGATCAGCCCGGTGATGTAAAAATTGAAATGAATGCTGAATACCGCGCTAAACTGTTTTCCATAGTAAGAGGGGCTTTATTTATTGATGCGGGTAATATCTGGACGCGTCAGGCAGATACCGCCCGTAGGGGTTCGCAGTTTAGTAAAGACTTTTTAAAGGAGATGGCTGTGGGTGTTGGGGCCGGCCTGCGGTTTGATATCAGCATTTTGATTTTAAGGCTGGATCTGGCTTTTCCTATCCGCAAACCCTGGTTGCCCGAAAATGAACGCTGGGTGATTAAAAACATCGACCTGGGCAACTCAAAATGGCGTAAAGACAACCTCGTTTTCAACCTCGCTATCGGTTATCCCTTCTGA